The following are encoded together in the Tripterygium wilfordii isolate XIE 37 chromosome 3, ASM1340144v1, whole genome shotgun sequence genome:
- the LOC119985325 gene encoding loganic acid O-methyltransferase-like — protein MATLVTNSASEDRKDFPIGVVGGHGPNSYFNNSMYQRRAVNAAKDITDDFITKKLDIKSFCDSSTSRTIRLVDMGCAVGPNTFEAMQGLIEIIKTKYKTQCPNSPLIPEFQVFFNDQSTSDFNTLFSSLPQEREYLVAGVPGSFHGRLFPASSLHIVYTSYALHWLSEAPQVLQDRNSPAWNKGRIHYTSAPESVVSAYASQFAQDLDAFLNARAEEIVGGGMMVIIIPSVPDGMPYSQLAKGLMFNAMGSILLDMAKQGKVREDEVDAFNMPVYDCPPGEFTAIVERNGSFGIEAMGLTDPAPWLKGPVDIPELVVHTKAAWEGMLTKHFEAEIVNELFDRLIQKLCKISDQVDSAPKEKTQAYFVLQRK, from the exons ATGGCAACACTAGTGACTAATTCAGCCTCCGAGGATCGTAAGGACTTCCCAATTGGAGTGGTTGGTGGACATGGCCCAAACAGTTACTTCAACAATTCCATGTATCAG CGACGAGCTGTGAATGCTGCCAAGGATATAACTGATGACTTTATTACGAAGAAGCTAGATATAAAGTCCTTTTGTGATTCTTCTACTTCAAGAACAATTCGTCTTGTCGATATGGGTTGTGCAGTAGGACCAAATACATTTGAAGCAATGCAAGGCCTGATAGAAATCATAAAAACCAAGTACAAAACTCAATGCCCAAACTCTCCATTAATTCCTGAATTCCAAGTGTTTTTCAATGATCAATCGACGAGCGATTTCAACACCCTCTTCTCCTCTCTGCCTCAAGAGAGAGAATACTTGGTAGCAGGCGTGCCGGGTTCCTTCCACGGACGATTGTTCCCTGCGTCGTCTCTTCATATTGTGTATACAAGTTATGCACTGCACTGGCTCTCTGAGGCCCCTCAAGTGTTGCAGGACAGAAACTCTCCAGCATGGAACAAAGGCAGGATTCATTACACAAGTGCACCAGAGAGTGTGGTTAGTGCTTATGCATCTCAATTTGCTCAAGACCTTGATGCATTCTTGAATGCTAGAGCTGAAGAAATTGTTGGTGGAGGGATGATGGTGATTATCATTCCAAGTGTTCCTGATGGGATGCCTTATTCTCAACTTGCTAAGGGTTTGATGTTTAATGCTATGGGGTCTATCCTTTTGGACATGGCCAAACAG GGAAAAGTGAGAGAAGATGAAGTTGATGCGTTCAACATGCCGGTATATGATTGTCCTCCTGGAGAATTCACAGCAATAGTTGAAAGAAATGGGAGTTTCGGCATCGAAGCAATGGGACTAACAGACCCCGCACCTTGGTTGAAAGGCCCCGTCGATATCCCGGAGCTAGTTGTGCACACAAAGGCTGCATGGGAGGGAATGCTTACAAAGCACTTTGAAGCTGAGATTGTTAATGAATTGTTTGATCGGTTGATCCAAAAACTCTGCAAGATTTCAGATCAAGTAGACTCTGCTCCCAAAGAAAAAACTCAGGCCTATTTTGTGTTGCAACGTAAATGA
- the LOC119995437 gene encoding loganic acid O-methyltransferase-like, with translation MTPGGCTQHGDTHSSETNSASMDSKDFSIGVVGGHGPNSYFNNSMYQRRAGNEAMEIIDEVITKKLDIKSFCDSFTSRTIRLVDMGCAVGPNTFEAMQGLIEIIKTKYKTQCPNSPLIPQFQVFFNDQSTNDFNTLFASLPQEREYSVAGVPGSFYGRLFPDSSLHVVYTSYSLHWLSKAPQVLQDRNSPAWNKGRIHYTSAGEGVVSAYAAQFAQDLDAFLNARAKEVIGGGMMVIIICSVPDGIPYSQLYKGLMFNAMGSILLDMAKQGKVREEEVDAFNMPIYDCSLGEFAAIVERNGSFSIEAMGLRDPAPWLKVPVDIPEVVVHTRASCEGMLKKNFEIEIINELFDRLIQQLCKISDQVDSGSKGKKTQAYFVLQRK, from the exons ATGACCCCGGGTGGTTGCACACAACACGGAGACACACACTCAAGTGAGACTAATTCGGCCTCCATGGATAGTAAGGACTTCTCAATTGGAGTGGTTGGCGGACATGGCCCAAACAGTTACTTCAACAATTCCATGTATCAG CGACGAGCTGGGAATGAAGCCATGGAAATAATTGATGAGGTGATTACGAAGAAGCTAGACATAAAGTCCTTCTGTGATTCTTTTACTTCAAGAACAATTCGTCTGGTCGATATGGGTTGTGCAGTAGGACCAAATACATTTGAAGCAATGCAAGGCCTAATAGAAATCATAAAAACCAAGTACAAAACTCAATGCCCCAACTCTCCATTAATTCCTCAATTCCAAGTGTTCTTCAATGATCAATCGACAAACGATTTCAACACCCTCTTCGCCTCTCTGCCTCAAGAAAGAGAATACTCCGTAGCAGGCGTGCCGGGTTCCTTCTACGGTCGATTGTTCCCGGACTCGTCTCTTCATGTTGTGTATACAAGTTATTCACTGCATTGGCTCTCCAAGGCCCCTCAAGTGTTGCAGGACAGAAACTCTCCAGCATGGAACAAAGGCAGGATTCATTACACAAGTGCAGGAGAGGGTGTGGTTAGTGCTTATGCAGCTCAATTTGCTCAAGACCTTGATGCCTTCTTGAATGCTAGAGCTAAAGAGGTTATTGGTGGAGGGATGATGGTGATTATAATTTGTAGTGTTCCTGATGGGATTCCTTATTCTCAACTTTATAAGGGTTTGATGTTTAATGCTATGGGGTCTATCCTTTTGGACATGGCCAAACAG GGAAAAgtgagagaagaagaagttgacGCATTCAACATGCCGATATATGATTGTTCTCTTGGGGAATTCGCAGCCATAGTTGAAAGAAACGGGAGTTTCAGCATCGAAGCAATGGGACTAAGAGACCCTGCACCGTGGTTGAAAGTCCCCGTCGATATCCCGGAGGTAGTTGTGCACACAAGGGCTTCATGTGAGGGAATGCTTAAAAAgaactttgaaattgagattatTAATGAATTGTTTGATCGGTTGATCCAACAACTCTGCAAGATTTCAGATCAAGTAGACTCTGGttccaaaggaaaaaaaactcagGCCTATTTTGTGTTGCAACGTAAATGA
- the LOC119995573 gene encoding uncharacterized protein LOC119995573: MGLSNTIIEGNTESQQDRAKAMIFLRHHLHEDLKSEYLMVKDPLRLWNNLKERFEHYRTIILPKARYDWMHLRLQDYKTVSEYNSVRHKIVSQLELCGETITEVDKLEKTFSTFHLSDINLQQQYRNRNFTQCSQLISLLLVAEQNNQLLLKNHQSRPTGTTPFPEVNAIVYNNHGRGRGRGGRRGRGRGRHNRGGNYLQPYHQKRYHVETIHKNKTYHQKRYDPEPSQKNDKGLQNKPQKGNEETCFRCGAQGHWSRTCRTPRHLIDLYQAPTKGKTKIVETNFTNFDDFNISDDFTHLDVSDFLENQDGKSI, from the coding sequence ATGGGTCTTAGTAATACCATCATTGAAGGAAATACCGAATCCCAGCAGGATCGGGCAAAAGCAATGATTTTCCTTCGTCACCACCTTCATGAGGATTTAAAATCTGAATACCTCATGGTAAAAGATCCTCTACGATTGTGGAATAACTTAAAGGAGAGGTTTGAACACTATAGAACTATCATCCTCCCAAAAGCTCGTTATGATTGGATGCACCTGAGGTTGCAGGATTATAAAACGGTTAGTGAGTATAATTCTGTACGACACAAAATTGTCTCACAACTTGAACTATGTGGAGAAACTATCACTGAAGTGGATAAATTGGAAAAGACATTTTCCACATTCCACCTCTCGGATATAAACCTACAGCAACAGTATCGAAACCGCAATTTTACTCAGTGTTCCCAATTGATATCCCTCTTACTTGTAGCTGAGCAGAATAATCAGCTTCTATTGAAAAACCACCAGTCTCGTCCTACGGGTACTACACCGTTCCCTGAAGTGAACGCGATTGTATATAATAATCATGGACGTGGACGTGGACGTGGTGGAAGAAGAGGACGAGGCCGTGGTCGTCATAATCGTGGAGGTAATTATCTTCAACCATACCACCAAAAGAGGTATCATGTTGAAAcaattcataaaaataaaacataccaCCAGAAGAGGTATGATCCTGAACCAAGTCAGAAAAATGACAAAGGTTTGCAAAACAAACCCCAGAAGGGTAATGAAGAGACTTGTTTCAGATGTGGTGCTCAAGGTCATTGGTCGCGTACCTGTCGTACGCCTAGGCATCTAATTGATCTATATCAAGCCCCCaccaaaggaaaaacaaaaattgtggAAACAAACTTTacaaattttgatgattttaataTTTCTGATGATTTTACACATTTGGATGTTTCTGATTTTTTGGAAAATCAAGATGGTAAGTCCATATAG